In Fervidobacterium nodosum Rt17-B1, one genomic interval encodes:
- the ortB gene encoding 2-amino-4-oxopentanoate thiolase subunit OrtB, whose amino-acid sequence MTPTRDYSYNAVMARRAEIMKKAVGIDYEKFIIQNFAFDYERMMQEVGYTIEEVRKIQAETCVGNTPLVELKNINRLIKKLAPKGKGARIFLKDEATNPSGSFKDRRAAVSVYHAQKLGYKGVIAATSGNYGAAVASQAAKRGLKCIIVQECYDSHWRGQPEILEKGRACEAYGAEVVQLTVGPELFYYTLRLLEETGYFNASLYSPYAIAGIETLGYEIAEQMKELTGKFPDAVVVTHAGGGLITGTARGLKKAGATETKIIGASVDLRGLHMASDNDFNKKYFTTGHTGFGIPFAVFPDRSDVPKNAARPLRYMDRYVLVTQGEVFYVTEMLANLEGLQRGPAGNTSLTAAIALALEMDEDQTIVVNETEYTGAGKLPSAQLTFAKKMGMVVKRGDPIKEDKPGKVIAIPEHPSQIGYIEYPVEEMKKSYLKELIKREGRNQFTEKELEFLKEDLRATEEEIKKWISEISEVL is encoded by the coding sequence ATGACACCAACAAGAGATTATTCATACAACGCGGTTATGGCCCGTCGAGCCGAAATAATGAAAAAAGCTGTTGGCATAGATTACGAAAAGTTCATAATTCAAAATTTTGCATTCGATTACGAACGCATGATGCAAGAAGTAGGGTACACAATAGAAGAAGTTAGAAAGATACAAGCCGAAACATGCGTTGGAAACACACCTCTTGTCGAACTCAAGAATATAAACAGACTCATCAAAAAATTAGCACCTAAGGGCAAAGGAGCAAGAATATTCTTGAAAGATGAAGCAACAAATCCTTCGGGAAGTTTCAAAGATAGGCGAGCAGCCGTTAGTGTTTATCACGCGCAAAAGTTAGGTTACAAAGGAGTTATTGCAGCAACAAGTGGAAATTATGGTGCAGCGGTCGCGTCTCAAGCAGCTAAAAGAGGTTTGAAATGCATTATCGTCCAAGAATGTTACGACAGCCACTGGAGAGGCCAACCGGAAATTTTGGAGAAAGGTAGAGCGTGTGAAGCTTATGGTGCTGAAGTTGTTCAACTTACCGTCGGTCCAGAACTTTTTTACTACACACTAAGACTTTTGGAAGAAACAGGTTATTTTAACGCGTCACTTTATTCTCCGTACGCAATAGCCGGGATAGAGACGTTAGGATACGAAATTGCGGAACAGATGAAAGAACTCACAGGAAAATTCCCAGATGCAGTTGTAGTTACACACGCAGGTGGTGGGCTAATTACTGGAACTGCAAGAGGATTGAAAAAAGCTGGAGCAACAGAAACAAAGATAATTGGCGCAAGCGTTGATTTGAGAGGACTGCATATGGCAAGTGACAACGATTTTAATAAAAAGTACTTCACAACTGGCCATACTGGTTTTGGCATACCATTTGCCGTATTCCCAGACAGATCGGATGTCCCAAAAAATGCCGCAAGACCTCTCAGATACATGGATAGATATGTTTTAGTTACCCAAGGCGAAGTATTTTACGTTACAGAAATGCTTGCAAACTTGGAAGGCCTACAAAGAGGGCCTGCGGGTAACACATCTTTAACTGCGGCAATAGCTCTTGCTTTAGAAATGGACGAAGACCAAACAATTGTTGTTAACGAAACAGAATACACAGGCGCTGGAAAATTACCATCTGCTCAATTAACTTTTGCCAAAAAGATGGGAATGGTAGTAAAAAGAGGAGATCCAATAAAGGAGGATAAACCAGGTAAAGTAATCGCAATACCTGAGCACCCATCTCAGATAGGATACATAGAATATCCTGTTGAAGAAATGAAAAAAAGTTACTTGAAAGAACTTATAAAACGTGAAGGAAGGAACCAATTTACAGAAAAAGAATTGGAATTTCTCAAAGAAGATTTGAGAGCCACTGAAGAAGAAATTAAAAAATGGATTTCAGAAATTTCGGAGGTGTTATGA
- a CDS encoding transglutaminase-like domain-containing protein, whose amino-acid sequence MEFLIFPTPEDIKFDILAGKFKRAEHKIKERIEHKIPKGLNKKLHFELYRIVLLKKAYSISEKEAYNILKKKVKNLTKGEFKQLMKNGILDWMYVNDTPYFEKRFDSNLFFNYPHFKERQKIDKNTKLTQKRRNIINKAITRLIDGGKPKTYEIQAKITLKREHPSDTKVRVWLPFPKEEFQQSDVKLISASHDVKIAPNSVGQRTVYMEGKDNEEFYVEFSYKIHEWIGFDGLYKNKPSSEDLSEKLPHIRFTPYLWNLIDLIFHDENIENVSDIAKARRIYDFVTLNVNYSYVLPYAIYDNIPEYVATVFKGDCGFQALLFITLCRMVGVPAKWQSGWSITSIGASSHDWAIIYLEDYGWVPVDLSFGGGRKDNEDLRLFYFTNLDGFRMFANTEFQGDFEPRKISWRLDPYDNQTGEMEIITKEEDGYVIDLESKIEVLKFQPCKK is encoded by the coding sequence TTGGAATTTCTCATCTTTCCAACACCGGAGGATATAAAGTTCGATATCTTAGCTGGAAAATTCAAACGTGCCGAACATAAAATAAAAGAAAGAATCGAACATAAGATTCCTAAAGGCTTAAACAAAAAATTGCACTTCGAACTTTACCGGATAGTTTTATTAAAAAAAGCATACAGCATCTCAGAAAAAGAGGCGTATAACATTTTAAAAAAGAAAGTAAAAAATCTTACTAAAGGTGAATTCAAACAATTGATGAAAAACGGTATTCTCGATTGGATGTATGTAAATGATACCCCATACTTTGAAAAAAGATTCGATAGTAATTTATTCTTCAATTATCCACATTTTAAGGAACGTCAAAAAATAGATAAAAATACGAAGTTAACTCAAAAAAGAAGAAATATTATAAACAAAGCAATTACAAGGTTAATAGATGGTGGAAAACCTAAAACATACGAAATCCAAGCTAAGATAACTCTAAAAAGAGAGCATCCCTCCGATACAAAAGTCAGAGTTTGGTTACCGTTTCCAAAAGAAGAATTTCAGCAATCTGATGTAAAATTGATATCCGCAAGTCACGATGTAAAAATAGCCCCAAACTCAGTTGGACAAAGAACAGTTTACATGGAAGGAAAAGATAACGAAGAATTTTACGTTGAGTTTTCTTATAAAATCCACGAGTGGATTGGTTTCGATGGGCTATATAAAAACAAACCGTCCAGCGAAGACCTCTCGGAAAAACTTCCACATATAAGATTCACTCCATACCTTTGGAACCTCATCGATTTGATTTTTCACGATGAAAACATAGAAAATGTCAGTGATATAGCAAAGGCAAGAAGGATATACGATTTTGTAACGCTAAATGTTAATTATTCATATGTGCTACCGTATGCTATCTATGATAATATACCAGAGTATGTTGCAACTGTTTTCAAAGGTGATTGTGGTTTTCAAGCTTTGCTATTTATAACTTTGTGCCGAATGGTTGGAGTTCCAGCAAAATGGCAATCTGGATGGAGTATTACGTCAATTGGCGCTTCATCGCATGATTGGGCAATAATTTATTTGGAAGATTATGGTTGGGTACCGGTTGATTTATCGTTCGGTGGAGGAAGAAAGGATAACGAGGACCTTAGATTATTTTATTTCACAAACCTTGATGGTTTCAGAATGTTTGCGAATACAGAGTTCCAAGGTGATTTTGAACCACGAAAGATCTCTTGGAGACTTGACCCTTACGATAATCAAACAGGTGAAATGGAAATCATTACAAAAGAAGAAGATGGATACGTTATTGACCTCGAAAGTAAAATAGAAGTACTTAAATTTCAGCCTTGTAAAAAATAA
- a CDS encoding ornithine aminomutase subunit alpha, whose product MKPRPDDFVERSKHLQNMTDEELNAYFWSLVEKIVDPLVELARTHTSPSIERSVLLRMGFNSIEAKKLVDMIFEKGLLGKGAGHIVWRIAKEHNIDYIEAGRRMINGQYWDDVDRIFKGINKGAVSK is encoded by the coding sequence ATGAAACCAAGGCCGGACGATTTTGTAGAAAGGTCAAAACACTTGCAAAACATGACAGACGAAGAATTAAACGCATATTTTTGGAGTCTTGTTGAAAAAATTGTCGATCCATTAGTTGAACTCGCTAGAACACATACTTCACCATCGATTGAAAGGTCAGTACTTTTGAGAATGGGATTTAACAGTATCGAAGCTAAGAAACTAGTTGATATGATTTTCGAAAAAGGACTTCTTGGCAAAGGTGCTGGCCATATTGTTTGGCGAATTGCAAAGGAGCATAACATCGATTATATAGAAGCAGGTAGAAGAATGATTAACGGTCAATACTGGGATGATGTGGATAGAATATTCAAAGGTATTAATAAAGGGGCGGTGAGTAAATAA
- a CDS encoding ABC transporter substrate-binding protein codes for MARLEAEKQNPQASIWVGGVGVFHVEAKLKGLTTPYRAPYSQFIDEKFKDPDGYWIGLYVGPLAFATNKNKAKELGINPPISWADLLKPEYKGLIRMANPNTSGTAYNVITTLVNIYKRDEAKVFDYLKKLDANVNMYTKSGSAPGKDCAIGETTIAIGYLHDLVKLQKEGAPIVITLPREGTGYEIAAMSLIKGGKEPLEAKKLYNWILGDKAQAIIASWYVIPLSPKAPKNKLVYKLEDINLIQQDLLWEAQNRERLVEKWNKEIGK; via the coding sequence ATAGCGAGATTGGAAGCGGAAAAACAAAACCCACAAGCTTCGATATGGGTTGGTGGAGTTGGTGTCTTTCACGTTGAAGCAAAATTAAAAGGTTTAACCACGCCATACAGAGCTCCCTACAGTCAATTCATTGATGAAAAATTTAAAGATCCAGATGGTTACTGGATAGGACTTTACGTGGGGCCATTAGCTTTTGCAACAAACAAGAACAAAGCAAAAGAGCTCGGAATTAATCCTCCAATAAGTTGGGCAGATTTACTCAAACCTGAGTACAAAGGATTAATTAGAATGGCTAACCCAAACACATCTGGTACAGCTTACAACGTTATTACAACACTTGTAAACATCTACAAAAGAGATGAAGCTAAAGTTTTTGATTATTTGAAAAAGCTTGATGCAAACGTCAACATGTACACAAAATCAGGTTCAGCACCAGGAAAAGATTGTGCAATTGGTGAAACAACTATAGCTATTGGTTATTTACATGACTTAGTAAAACTACAAAAAGAAGGTGCACCGATTGTTATAACACTACCAAGAGAAGGAACCGGCTACGAAATAGCAGCTATGTCACTTATAAAAGGTGGAAAAGAACCTCTTGAAGCTAAAAAATTGTACAACTGGATACTTGGGGATAAGGCACAAGCAATTATCGCAAGTTGGTATGTTATACCACTTTCACCAAAAGCTCCAAAAAATAAATTAGTTTACAAACTTGAAGATATAAACCTAATTCAACAAGATTTACTCTGGGAAGCTCAAAATAGAGAGAGGTTAGTAGAAAAATGGAACAAAGAAATTGGAAAATAA
- a CDS encoding L-Ala-D/L-Glu epimerase produces the protein MAKIKSVKFKLNRFEYVKPFHITNNISYETQNIEVILELENGVVGYGEASPSFRVNGEKISALMGFENAVQEMIVGMDVREYRKIFDITDSLKGVPSIKAAVQYAVLDAFSEEIGVPVYQILGGAKREIETDYTVSIGTIEERLEDVKKIISQGHRVIKIKVGENLEEDIQAILAIHEVSKGCKYIVDANTGYTPKQAVRFVTEVYRAGVDISVFEQPVAITDIDGLKYVRWNSPFPVAADESARTKYDVLRLIKEEAVDYINIKLMKSGISDALAIVEIAKAANIRLMLGCMAESSLGVNQSVHFALGTGAFDFHDLDSSLMLKEPNFRGKYKISLPFYSV, from the coding sequence TTGGCAAAGATTAAATCCGTAAAATTTAAGCTCAATCGATTTGAATACGTTAAACCATTTCACATTACAAACAACATTTCATATGAGACACAAAATATCGAAGTGATTTTAGAACTTGAGAATGGAGTTGTAGGTTACGGTGAAGCATCACCATCTTTTAGAGTTAACGGTGAGAAAATCTCAGCTTTGATGGGATTTGAAAACGCTGTTCAAGAAATGATTGTTGGAATGGATGTAAGAGAGTACAGGAAAATTTTCGATATTACCGACTCACTAAAAGGCGTTCCAAGCATAAAAGCTGCTGTACAATACGCCGTACTCGATGCGTTTAGTGAAGAAATAGGCGTTCCGGTTTATCAAATATTAGGCGGGGCAAAAAGAGAAATAGAAACAGATTACACTGTGAGTATAGGTACAATCGAAGAAAGGTTAGAAGATGTAAAAAAGATAATTTCGCAAGGGCACAGAGTTATAAAAATAAAAGTTGGCGAAAACTTAGAGGAAGATATACAAGCTATATTAGCGATACATGAAGTAAGTAAAGGTTGCAAATACATAGTTGATGCAAACACAGGTTACACTCCAAAACAAGCTGTAAGATTTGTAACGGAAGTGTACCGCGCAGGGGTGGATATATCGGTATTTGAACAACCAGTCGCGATAACCGATATCGATGGTTTAAAATACGTTAGATGGAACTCCCCATTCCCAGTTGCAGCAGATGAAAGTGCAAGAACGAAATATGACGTCTTAAGACTTATCAAAGAAGAAGCGGTTGATTATATAAATATCAAACTAATGAAATCTGGCATAAGCGATGCGCTTGCAATCGTCGAAATTGCAAAAGCCGCCAATATAAGATTGATGCTAGGTTGCATGGCTGAGTCGAGCCTTGGAGTAAATCAAAGCGTACACTTCGCACTCGGCACAGGAGCTTTTGATTTCCATGACCTTGATAGTTCTTTGATGCTTAAAGAACCAAATTTCAGAGGAAAGTATAAAATAAGTTTACCATTTTATAGTGTATAA
- the oraE gene encoding D-ornithine 4,5-aminomutase subunit OraE yields MDKLDPRKQIDVEEILKDLDKYRPKRRGWTWRKKLPEGTKIDRYDYHQISELLKNSIPLPAAHYFNNIDPQPDVVITSEIASGRFEDDIRRMRMAAWHGADHIMVIRTLGQSHFDGLIEGTPEGVGGIPITRKQVRATRKALDLIEEEVGRPINFHSYVSGVAGPEIAVLFAEEGVNGAHQDPQYNVLYRGVNPVRSFVDAAVAKKIMAWANMLQIDGAHNANASAKLAWTVMPELLVQHGINCMYSVKVGMPKENIALSTVPPVIAPLPEMRIDLPYAVALRELFQGYRFRAQMNTRYIESDLFDATRAHVLNAVLSRLTSADLQSTITPDEGRNVPWHINSIRGVETAKHTLLAMDGIKKYVKIDQEAIREKVRELKMRAILMLEEIIEMGGYFEALEAGMFVDNGYYPERFGDGIARKKDGELAAGTVVPRDHDYMAPVCEHFGYNNLPEGLEKPCDLINGCTFHNPDKIQFIDELDETDNVNLRLEKIKDMKKRNVIKPEVEWFADGWIQLDMTFSLPEEYAEAAALAVCEKLGLEEPTIIAKTVLHPSEGTYVEVKAKVPFEIKIDELELPKKPETLPEEELFSFVEKRPIKVVAATVGEDEHSVGLREVLDIKHGGIEKYGIKYVYLGTSVPPEKLIDAAIETGADAILASMIITHNDVHIKNMRRLNELAIEKGIRDKVLIIVGGTQINNDMAIENGVDAGFGRGTKGIHVASFIVKKLKERESQK; encoded by the coding sequence ATGGACAAACTCGACCCAAGAAAACAAATCGACGTTGAAGAAATATTAAAAGACTTAGATAAATATAGACCTAAGAGAAGAGGTTGGACTTGGAGAAAGAAATTGCCAGAAGGGACAAAAATAGACAGATACGATTATCACCAAATAAGTGAGCTTTTGAAAAACAGTATACCACTACCTGCTGCTCACTATTTCAACAACATAGATCCTCAACCAGATGTTGTTATAACTTCCGAAATCGCTTCAGGAAGGTTTGAAGACGATATTAGGCGTATGAGAATGGCGGCATGGCATGGTGCTGACCATATTATGGTTATCCGCACACTTGGTCAATCACACTTCGATGGTCTTATAGAAGGGACACCAGAAGGTGTAGGTGGAATCCCTATAACAAGAAAACAAGTTAGAGCAACAAGAAAAGCCCTTGATTTAATCGAAGAAGAAGTTGGAAGACCGATAAATTTCCACAGCTACGTTTCGGGCGTCGCAGGTCCAGAAATTGCAGTTTTATTCGCTGAAGAAGGAGTTAACGGCGCACACCAAGACCCACAGTACAATGTCTTATACAGGGGTGTCAATCCAGTCAGGTCATTTGTAGATGCTGCAGTTGCAAAAAAGATAATGGCATGGGCAAATATGCTCCAAATAGATGGTGCACATAACGCCAATGCATCAGCAAAATTGGCATGGACCGTTATGCCAGAATTACTGGTCCAGCATGGTATCAATTGTATGTATTCTGTCAAAGTTGGTATGCCAAAAGAAAACATCGCACTTTCAACAGTCCCACCAGTAATTGCTCCACTTCCAGAAATGCGTATCGATTTACCATACGCTGTCGCACTTAGAGAACTTTTCCAAGGCTACAGATTTAGAGCGCAGATGAATACACGATACATTGAATCTGACTTATTCGACGCAACAAGAGCGCATGTTCTCAACGCAGTACTTTCAAGACTAACAAGCGCGGATTTACAATCAACAATTACACCAGACGAAGGAAGAAACGTTCCATGGCATATAAATTCCATACGTGGTGTGGAAACTGCAAAGCATACATTGCTTGCAATGGACGGAATTAAAAAATACGTAAAGATAGACCAAGAAGCGATAAGGGAAAAAGTTAGAGAACTAAAAATGCGAGCTATACTAATGCTCGAAGAGATAATCGAAATGGGAGGCTATTTCGAAGCTCTTGAAGCTGGAATGTTCGTTGACAATGGATATTATCCAGAAAGATTCGGCGATGGAATAGCGAGAAAAAAAGATGGAGAATTAGCCGCCGGTACGGTTGTACCAAGAGACCACGATTACATGGCACCAGTTTGTGAACACTTTGGTTACAATAACTTACCTGAAGGGTTGGAAAAACCATGCGACTTAATTAACGGATGTACGTTCCATAATCCTGATAAAATACAGTTCATTGATGAGCTTGATGAAACAGATAACGTTAATTTAAGACTTGAAAAAATTAAAGATATGAAAAAACGAAACGTGATAAAACCTGAAGTTGAATGGTTTGCCGATGGTTGGATACAGCTAGATATGACTTTCTCATTGCCCGAAGAATACGCAGAAGCCGCGGCACTTGCCGTATGTGAAAAACTTGGTCTTGAGGAACCAACAATTATAGCTAAGACAGTACTTCACCCATCTGAAGGTACATACGTTGAAGTAAAAGCAAAAGTGCCATTTGAAATTAAAATCGATGAACTTGAACTTCCTAAGAAACCAGAAACTTTACCTGAAGAAGAACTTTTCAGCTTCGTCGAAAAACGCCCAATTAAAGTTGTAGCTGCCACTGTTGGTGAAGACGAGCATTCAGTTGGCTTAAGGGAAGTACTTGACATAAAACACGGTGGTATAGAAAAGTATGGTATAAAATATGTTTACCTCGGTACAAGCGTGCCACCAGAAAAATTAATTGATGCTGCCATAGAAACCGGAGCAGACGCTATTTTGGCATCGATGATAATTACACATAACGATGTGCACATCAAAAATATGAGAAGATTAAACGAACTGGCGATAGAAAAAGGAATAAGGGATAAAGTACTCATCATAGTCGGAGGAACACAGATAAATAACGACATGGCAATAGAAAATGGAGTAGACGCAGGTTTTGGCAGAGGGACGAAAGGTATCCATGTAGCATCGTTTATTGTCAAAAAACTAAAAGAAAGAGAATCTCAAAAATAA
- the ortA gene encoding 2-amino-4-oxopentanoate thiolase subunit OrtA, translating to MLARKGDWVQIEVTILSPEERAPQVPEDTKKVPLQMRVKGFLINEIASLDATVSIQTMTGRIVTGRLVAINPKYEHDFGEPIPELITIGKELREILESPEGNSKQNGGDQK from the coding sequence ATGCTTGCACGTAAAGGCGATTGGGTCCAAATAGAAGTGACCATCTTATCGCCGGAAGAAAGAGCTCCACAAGTACCTGAAGATACAAAAAAAGTTCCTCTTCAAATGCGCGTAAAAGGTTTCCTTATAAATGAAATAGCTTCACTTGACGCAACCGTAAGCATTCAAACAATGACTGGGCGAATAGTCACGGGGAGATTGGTTGCAATTAATCCAAAATACGAACATGATTTTGGAGAGCCAATTCCAGAATTAATAACCATTGGAAAAGAATTGAGAGAGATTTTAGAATCCCCTGAAGGAAATAGTAAGCAAAATGGCGGTGATCAAAAATGA
- the pruA gene encoding L-glutamate gamma-semialdehyde dehydrogenase — MGYEVTDWTIIPPFKNEPVTDFSKPENETKMKEALEKVYKEFGKEYDIFIGGKPYKTEKKIKSINPSKFDEIVGYVNSANEELAEKALENAWEAFKTWSRTPAHVRAEYLLKAAKKIRERKFEFDAWLVYEVGKNWVEADADVSEAIDFLEFYAREMVRYASEQPLVRITGEYNELRYIPLGVGIVIPPWNFPLAILVGMTSAAVVTGNTVVLKPASDSPVIAAKFFEVLQEVGLPDGVVNFLPGSGALAGEFLVKHPKTRFISFTGSKDVGLRIHELAAKPQPGQIWIKRTVLEMGGKDAVVVDETADLDAAAEGIVVSAFGYQGQKCSAGSRAVIVKEVYDKVIEKVIERISKIKMGDVRYKENWLGPVVNKSSMEKILAYIEIGKKEGQLIYGGNGREDLGGYFIEPTIFKDVPWDARIAQEEIFGPVLAIIKAEDFDDALRIANATEYGLTGSLYSKDRNRIERAKEEFHVGNLYFNRKSTGALVGVHPFGGFNMSGTDSKAGGRDYLGLFLQAKAISEKI, encoded by the coding sequence GTGGGGTACGAAGTAACAGATTGGACAATTATTCCACCATTTAAAAATGAGCCAGTAACAGATTTTTCCAAACCAGAAAATGAAACAAAGATGAAAGAAGCTCTTGAAAAAGTCTACAAAGAATTTGGAAAAGAGTACGATATTTTTATAGGGGGAAAACCTTACAAAACAGAGAAAAAGATTAAATCGATAAATCCTAGTAAATTTGATGAAATCGTTGGTTATGTGAACAGCGCAAACGAGGAACTTGCAGAAAAAGCTTTGGAAAATGCATGGGAAGCGTTTAAAACGTGGAGCAGAACTCCTGCCCATGTTCGTGCAGAGTATTTGTTAAAAGCTGCCAAAAAAATAAGAGAAAGGAAATTTGAATTCGATGCTTGGCTTGTGTACGAAGTTGGAAAGAATTGGGTAGAAGCCGATGCAGATGTTTCTGAAGCAATCGATTTCTTAGAATTTTACGCGAGAGAAATGGTAAGGTACGCTTCAGAACAACCATTGGTAAGAATAACTGGTGAATACAACGAACTTAGATATATACCTTTAGGTGTAGGTATAGTTATACCACCTTGGAACTTCCCACTTGCCATTTTGGTAGGAATGACAAGTGCAGCGGTTGTTACTGGAAATACTGTCGTTTTAAAACCTGCAAGCGATAGTCCTGTAATTGCGGCTAAGTTCTTTGAAGTGCTCCAAGAAGTTGGTTTACCAGATGGCGTTGTTAACTTCTTACCAGGAAGTGGTGCACTCGCCGGTGAATTTCTCGTTAAACATCCAAAAACAAGGTTTATAAGTTTTACGGGTTCAAAAGATGTTGGACTAAGAATACACGAACTTGCGGCTAAACCTCAACCTGGTCAGATATGGATAAAACGTACAGTCCTTGAAATGGGTGGAAAAGATGCCGTAGTTGTTGATGAAACAGCGGATTTAGATGCTGCTGCTGAAGGAATAGTTGTAAGCGCGTTCGGTTATCAAGGTCAAAAATGTAGCGCAGGTAGCAGGGCAGTTATAGTAAAAGAAGTATACGATAAAGTTATCGAAAAAGTTATCGAACGAATATCAAAGATAAAAATGGGAGATGTTAGATACAAAGAAAATTGGCTTGGTCCAGTTGTAAATAAAAGCTCAATGGAAAAAATACTTGCGTATATAGAAATAGGGAAGAAGGAAGGGCAACTCATATACGGTGGAAACGGTAGAGAAGACCTTGGTGGCTATTTCATTGAACCAACTATATTTAAAGATGTTCCATGGGACGCAAGGATTGCCCAGGAAGAAATATTCGGCCCTGTTCTTGCTATTATAAAGGCAGAGGATTTTGACGACGCTCTAAGAATAGCAAATGCAACAGAATACGGTCTAACTGGTTCGCTTTACAGCAAAGATAGAAACAGAATAGAACGCGCAAAAGAGGAATTCCACGTTGGAAACCTTTACTTCAACAGAAAGTCTACAGGAGCGCTTGTTGGAGTACATCCATTTGGTGGATTTAACATGTCTGGTACTGACAGCAAGGCTGGTGGAAGAGATTACCTCGGTTTGTTCTTGCAAGCAAAAGCGATAAGCGAAAAGATATAA
- a CDS encoding Fe3+ ABC transporter permease component-like protein, translating into MEQRNWKIIKFLAVITIVFIILFWIRTTIKNEFSRMERENLLKLANSISMTDSEKIKENYQGLEYYVYDFEGNYEESLEGLNNTIKNLPDFSYGEEHALYEEIYISPKIITINNKKYFVVFSPIVKDYEVVAIMVQLHNAEDTIKLLNTIDIMFLIALTIFVIGFAIGIFSTNPVTTYAIIITFVVVLVFIVYPLYEAVKLTFTRTGTFTFNVWKTILTEKNYLKAFFNSILLGTLTATVSTIIGFLFAFLVTRTSIKGKKFISTMATLPVISPLQRNIFD; encoded by the coding sequence ATGGAACAAAGAAATTGGAAAATAATAAAATTTTTAGCTGTTATAACCATAGTATTTATAATTCTTTTCTGGATTAGAACAACCATAAAGAACGAATTCTCCCGCATGGAGCGGGAGAATTTACTTAAACTTGCTAATTCAATCTCTATGACCGACTCAGAAAAAATTAAAGAGAATTATCAGGGCTTGGAATATTATGTTTATGACTTTGAAGGTAATTATGAGGAAAGCTTGGAGGGTTTAAATAATACTATAAAAAATCTACCAGATTTTTCTTATGGCGAAGAACACGCATTGTATGAAGAAATTTACATTTCTCCAAAAATAATAACGATTAATAATAAAAAGTATTTCGTTGTCTTTTCACCCATTGTAAAAGACTATGAAGTAGTTGCAATAATGGTGCAACTTCACAACGCAGAAGATACTATCAAATTGCTTAACACAATAGATATAATGTTTTTAATAGCACTTACAATATTTGTTATCGGATTTGCTATAGGGATATTCTCGACAAATCCTGTGACAACTTACGCAATTATTATTACGTTCGTCGTTGTATTAGTATTCATCGTCTACCCACTTTACGAAGCTGTTAAACTGACATTCACACGGACCGGAACATTTACATTTAATGTATGGAAGACCATTTTGACTGAAAAAAACTACTTAAAAGCATTTTTCAATAGTATATTGCTTGGTACATTGACTGCAACAGTTTCAACAATCATTGGATTTTTGTTCGCGTTCTTAGTTACAAGGACTAGCATCAAAGGCAAAAAATTTATATCAACTATGGCAACATTGCCAGTCATTTCTCCTCT